The DNA segment AAGCCTTGTCGTCGGCGGACATGGCGAACTTTTCGTTGACCGTCATGATCGCCATGACGGTGCCGCTTTCGGCGTCGTACAGCGCCACTTCCTCGCCGTCGCTGATGCTGTCGGCCAGCGCTTGATCGGCGGAAAGCGTGATGGGAATCGGCCAGAACAAACCGTTCTTCAGTTTCATGTCGGCGCAGACGCCATGCCAGTCGTCACGTCCCATGAACCCGTCCAACGGCGTGTAGGCACCCATGGAAAACATCAAAACGTCAGACATTTCCTTGCTGGACATCGGAACTTGCTTGAGTTTCTTGGCGCGTTCGATTTCGTCGGCACGCTCCGTTTCCGGTGCCAGCAACGGTTTCAGACCTTCCCCCCCGTGGGGCTCAACCAAATGAGACATTTTTTTTCCTTCTATCTCGGCTTCAGGCGAGGCGATCCCTGGCCTGAATGTGTGTCACGAACGTTTTACATATTTACGCAATTTTATTGAAGTTTATTTTTTTATTACGAATTAAATATGTAAATGAAGACGTAATCGCTATGGAGCGGCCAGCACGGCAGCGCTTGAAACGACACCATTTTGACGGTGACAGATCCGCTCGATGGACCCTTGGCGGCAACACGTGTGATGCACTTCGCCCCTCTCTATTCTAGATTGGCTCTAAGCCACATAATTGCGTCTAAATGCTTTGTAGCAAAACATTCGCGACTTTTGCCATCGAAAATTATAAAAAGTGAATATATCACGATGCTGATATGGGTTTGGGTGTAGCCATACTGCCCATCAATCATCATGACCACGGATATAGAGACCGAACGCATAATGAGCATTCGCCCCCCCTACGGCTTTGTTTCGAAAGGGCCTGCGGTCCGACCCACCAAGTATCGGAATTGAATGCAAAGCCGTTCTCCTGGCTGGCGGAGCTTCGCCGGAGGCACGGCGACTGTCGAAGACATAAAACCGGCTATGAGCTCGTTCACCGCGAAAAAGAACCAAGCCCGGTCGGTTCCATGACCAATCTCAACCGATAATTCTCAAAATTCGGCATTGAAGCGACCATCTCTGTGTCCCTTATTAGCAATATGCAAAAAGGGAAAGGTTCATTTTGCAAAAATAACATGCCCCCAAACCGCCCCCCTCAACAGGACTCTGCATTATCAAAGGGTTAGAAACCCCGCCTCCTGGCATGGCCTTTGCTTTGATATGTTTACCATCCGAAACAAATCAAAGCAGAGAGACCCAACCATGAACACTCAAGAAACCGACATCATTGACCAAGGTGCGCGCATTGCCGCTGTGTACAGCCACATCGATGAAACCTCGTCGAACTGCCGGGCTTTTGACATCATGTTGGCGGCGGATGCCTTGATTTACGCCCTGGATCGCGGGCGCGGATTGGAACGCGACAACCTCCAGGTTTCGGCCCTGCTCAAACAAGTCGAAGAATTCCGTCATACCTTGGCGGAAATCTGACCCGCCTTCTACTCCACCGCCCTAAAGAGCATCTGACGACACCACATGAAGGAGACGCATCATGGCCTTTCGCGTCGGCATCCGCATGAAAACCACCTCGCCCATCAGCGAGCTTGAAAAAATCTTGGAAACACGCTGCCAAGGCGAGTGGGATGTCGAACTCGACACCGTAAATGCGAAACAGCGTCAAAAGACCGTGGCCATCTATTTTGAAACCCACCGAGACCGCGACGCTTTCTTATCTGCCTGCGCGCTATAATCTTATCAGGACGATTGAAGTTACCTCGGAAAGGCCTTCGCCGTTTATCCGGTTTTGTCGTTCATCTATGAATTCCGCCCCCTAACTTGGTCCGATGCGTATCATCAGCGAACCATCCGCGCCCAAAGCCAATGGTGACACGTTCACGCCGACACCGGACGAAACGTAGGATGGTCGCTCCCCCCCCTCAGGTGTAAAAACGGCATCGTCCAGCGTAGGTGTCGATGGATTCCCATCAACGACCCGTGCAATGGGGCGACCGGAATGCGCACCTTCGTTACCCGCCAAATCAATTTCCATGACCAGCATGCCCGATGCGGGAATAGCCTGATCGGTTTGCCCAACTTGGCGATTCTCAATCAATACAAAGCGGCTTTTTGACAGGGGAATGCGGATCGCCAAAAATCCCTTTCCGCTGGCCAAGGGGTTCAGTGTTATGTCACGCGTTTCACCAGGGTGAACCGTAGCGATCTGACTGTCGTCGATCCATCCCAGCTGGTGACGGATGAAGACCGACGGCATCGGCGGCGGCATTCGAAGCTCAACAAAATGTTGGCTCATAATATCCCAAGGGCCGACATGAATGGCATACAGCGCAGGATGAGGCTTGGCTTTGGGTGGCGCACTCTGTAAGTCGAAATCGTAAAGATCGGGAACCGCTCTCAGGCCATTGGTCGAACCGCCCAGGGCGTGCAAGAGATCGTGAACAACGTGACCGACATGCGCATTTTCGGCCGACACGACCCCGGCCCCGGAAAACACGCCACCACCCGTGAGGTGAACGGTTTTCAGTTCGGGGCCTTCTCGGTAAAAGTTGGACAACATGCCCGGATTGATGGCGTAGGCGATCATGCCGTAGCCAACTCCGAAATTTGTGTTTACCCCCACCACAATCCAGATCACCTTAAAATTATCTAGATCGTGACGGGCGCGCGCAACGCCGAGCGCATCGGCAACCAGCTTTGTGACGCGCCGCTTATCGACACTGTAATTGTGTGGGCTGACCGCATACGCGCTCAACGGATCGGGCAAATCTACCCAGTCAGCAATCGTGGTTTCCAACCACGCCTTACCATAGGACGCGACCTGGATGTATCGGTCGATGCGTTTTGATTTGTCGAGAATATCCGCAAGGCTCTTTCCCGGAGCCGTTCCGGGAAAGCGCACAGGCACCACCAAAACGGATTGGGCTCCGGACACAAGCACCGGTTCGCCAACCCCAGCCAGGGTGCTTGTTGGCGCAAATAAAAACATTCCCAACAGAGCTGGAATGATCATCCACACGAAGCGTCGGAAAACCTTGACCAACGCATACTGATTTGGGTTTTGCAGCATCGTCATCTAGGCACCTACTTTACTGTGAATCATAGCAGTGCCCGCCTTTCCAGAAAATCTCAAAACGGTTTTGCGACGGGACTATGGCCAGTTTCATTTGGCTACCCCTCTGAAAAGGCGTAAAATTATCAGACGGAGGGAACGGCCATGAACAAACAACTCTCCAAAAACGTCGAACTCAAATTCCTTGGCGCGGCGGGTACGGTTACCGGGTCGTGCTATCTCGTCACCCATCCAGGTGGTAAATTTCTGGTCGATTGCGGGCTGTTTCAAGGCTCGAAATCGCTGCGTGAGTTGAACTACGGCAACTTCACCTTCCTGCCCAAAGAAATCGATTTCGTGGTGCTGACCCATGCCCACGTCGACCATTCGGGACTGGTGCCCAAGCTGGTCAAAATGGGCTTCGAGGGCCCGGTCTACGCCACCCGCGGCACCCGCGATCTGCTCACCTACATGCTACCCGACAGCGGCTACATCCACGAGACCGAAGTCAAGCGCGTCAACCGGCGCAATCAACGTCGCGGTCTGCCGACCATCGAACCCGTCTACACCAAGGTCCAGGCCGAAATGGCACTGGACAGCATTGTCATCCGGCCCTTTGACGAATGGTTCGAAGCTTCGCCGGGGGTACGGGTGCGGCTGTGGAACGCCGGACACATCTTGGGCTCGGCTTCGGTCGAAGTTGAGATCGATACAGAAGAACGGCCGCTGAAGGTCCTCTTTTCCGGCGATATCGGTCCGCAGGAAAAATCCTTCCAAGAGGTCCCGGAAAGCCCTTCCGGTCTCGACTATCTATTCGTCGAGAGCACCTATGGCGATCGCGACCGCATCGATCTTACCTTGGAAGCGCGGCGAGAAGTTTTGAAGCGCGAAATTCTCGACGGCCTCAACGCGGGCGGCAACGTCTTGATCCCCGCGTTCGCGGTCGAACGCACCCAGGAACTCCTTTACGACATCGGGCTGTTGCTCAAGGACAAGGAACTGCCGCCGGTGTCGGTCTACCTCGACAGTCCGCTGGCGATCCGCGCCACAGAGGTGTTCGAAGGTCACGCAGAAGACCTCAACGATATCGAGGGGCGTGGCGGCCTGTTTCGCAATCCACGCTTTGAATTCATCAACCGCGCCGAAGACAGCATGGCGCTGGACCGCATCGCATCGGGCGCGATCATCATCGCCGCCAGTGGCATGTGCGACGCCGGCCGCATCCGCTATCACCTCAAGGCCAATCTGTGGCGACCGCAGGCCACCGTCTTGTTCGTCGGCTATCAGGTGCCCGGCAGTTTAGGCGCGATGCTGTTGGAGGGTAAAAAACTGGTGCGTATCCACGGCCAGGAAGTCGCAGTGCGCGCGCGCATCCGCATGATCGACCACTATTCGGCCCACGCCGATCAACAAGAGTTGGTAAAATGGGCATGCGATCGCATGCCGGTCAAGCGCGGCATTTTCCTCACCCATGGCGACGACCCGGCCTTGGCAACGTTGCGCGATCATCTGATCGCACACGGTTGCGAGGCGGCGCGGGTCTTCATTCCCCGTCTGGATGAGACCTTCGTGCTGAGCCTGAAAGGCAAGATCAATCACAGCGTGGTCAAGGCCCGCATCGAGCAATCAGAACTTTACAGCCGCGATTGGCACAACGACTATGCGTCGTTCCTGGTTAGCCTATCGGAAAAACTGCGCGACCAAGAAAGCGACCACATGCGCCATCGTGCGCTCAACAAGTTGCGCGATGTATTGGAGAAAATCGAAGTCGAAGGCCGCTAACTCAGTCGCGCGCTTCGACCTTCAGCACCACGCCGTCGACGGCGACGACTTCGACCTTGGCGCCTTGGGGCATGTCTTCGCCCGCGACTTTCCAGGTGCTGTCGTCGACCTTGATTTTGCCGAACCCACCGACGATGGGTTCCGACAGGGTGAAGTGGCGACCGACATATTGTTCGCCACGACGGTTGAGCTTGGGGTGATCCGATTGCAGTGGATGGCGTTTAAGATACGTCCGCCCCAGCACCACGCTGAGCACCGACAAGACCGCAAAGATGATCAGCAGCCATTCGAACGCCAGGTCGGGCGAGGCCCAGGCCACCCCACCGGTGATGATCGCGGCGATGCCGATCCACATAAACACCACGCCGGGCACCGCCATCTCGAGCGCAATCAAAATCACGCCCGCAATCAGCCAATGCCAAAAGGTGATTTCATCGAAAAACGTCACAGACATATCGAGTTGCCTTTCCGTCGGCCGCGGCGGGCTGATCAATACACTAGCGTACAGGGGGAACACTGCCGCCCCCACTGTCGCCGCCGCTGTCCTTGCCGCCGCCGAACGCGCCCTTGCCCAGCTCTGCGATGCCCGCCAGCGAGCTGAGGATGCCGGTGGCCTCCATCGGCATGAATAGAACCTTTTGATTGCGCGCCGATGCGATGTCCTTCAAGGCTTCGACATATTTCTGCGCGACGAAGTAATTGATGGCTTGCACGTCACCGCTGGCGATGGCGTCGGAAACCACCGCAGTAGCCTTGGCTTCAGCTTCGGCTTCGCGTTCACGGGCCTCGGCGTCGCGGTAGGCGGCTTCGCGACGGCCTTCGGCTTCCAAGATGGCGGACTGTTTTTCACCTTCGGCGCGCAAGATCGCGGACTGGCGCGAACCTTCGGCTTCCAAAATTTGTGCACGTTTTTCGCGTTCCGCCTTCATCTGACGGGCCATGGAATCGACCAGATCGCGCGGCGGCGA comes from the Magnetovibrio sp. genome and includes:
- a CDS encoding MBL fold metallo-hydrolase codes for the protein MNKQLSKNVELKFLGAAGTVTGSCYLVTHPGGKFLVDCGLFQGSKSLRELNYGNFTFLPKEIDFVVLTHAHVDHSGLVPKLVKMGFEGPVYATRGTRDLLTYMLPDSGYIHETEVKRVNRRNQRRGLPTIEPVYTKVQAEMALDSIVIRPFDEWFEASPGVRVRLWNAGHILGSASVEVEIDTEERPLKVLFSGDIGPQEKSFQEVPESPSGLDYLFVESTYGDRDRIDLTLEARREVLKREILDGLNAGGNVLIPAFAVERTQELLYDIGLLLKDKELPPVSVYLDSPLAIRATEVFEGHAEDLNDIEGRGGLFRNPRFEFINRAEDSMALDRIASGAIIIAASGMCDAGRIRYHLKANLWRPQATVLFVGYQVPGSLGAMLLEGKKLVRIHGQEVAVRARIRMIDHYSAHADQQELVKWACDRMPVKRGIFLTHGDDPALATLRDHLIAHGCEAARVFIPRLDETFVLSLKGKINHSVVKARIEQSELYSRDWHNDYASFLVSLSEKLRDQESDHMRHRALNKLRDVLEKIEVEGR
- a CDS encoding NfeD family protein produces the protein MSVTFFDEITFWHWLIAGVILIALEMAVPGVVFMWIGIAAIITGGVAWASPDLAFEWLLIIFAVLSVLSVVLGRTYLKRHPLQSDHPKLNRRGEQYVGRHFTLSEPIVGGFGKIKVDDSTWKVAGEDMPQGAKVEVVAVDGVVLKVEARD